Proteins encoded together in one Psychrobacter sp. 28M-43 window:
- a CDS encoding DUF808 domain-containing protein translates to MAGASLLTLLDDISVLMDDVSVMTKVAAKKTAGLVGDDLALNAEQVTGVKPNRELPVIWAVAKGSAVNKVILVPAALLISYFIPWLITPLLMIGGLYLSYEGAEKVIHKFWPKLLPHDEEQNARLKANADESVDLVAFEKDKIKGAIRTDFILSAEIIVISLGAITAAGGDIVQKGIVLSIVAAVVTVGIYGLVAGIVKIDDAGLHLIENSQAGDSKRKFGEFMLAAAPKLMKFLSIAGTIAMFLVGGGIIVHGIGFLHHSVEDIAHLTGVFEGLTASLLNGLVGLIVGAIVVAIVTTIGKIRGKDDTASSAH, encoded by the coding sequence ATGGCAGGTGCCAGTTTATTAACCTTACTCGATGACATCAGCGTCTTAATGGATGATGTGAGCGTCATGACCAAAGTTGCCGCCAAAAAAACCGCGGGCTTAGTTGGTGATGATTTAGCACTCAACGCCGAGCAGGTCACAGGGGTTAAGCCAAATCGTGAGCTCCCCGTCATTTGGGCAGTAGCCAAAGGCTCTGCCGTGAACAAAGTGATTTTAGTACCAGCGGCACTATTGATCAGTTATTTTATACCGTGGTTGATTACTCCGCTATTGATGATCGGAGGGTTATACCTGAGTTATGAAGGGGCTGAGAAGGTCATTCACAAGTTTTGGCCGAAGTTGTTGCCTCATGATGAAGAGCAAAATGCCCGTTTAAAAGCCAATGCAGATGAGTCGGTAGATTTGGTCGCGTTTGAAAAGGACAAAATCAAAGGTGCCATACGTACAGACTTTATCTTATCAGCTGAGATTATTGTTATCTCTTTAGGCGCAATTACAGCAGCTGGTGGCGATATTGTCCAAAAGGGCATCGTACTTTCGATAGTGGCTGCTGTCGTGACCGTCGGTATTTACGGCTTAGTTGCAGGCATCGTAAAGATTGATGATGCGGGTCTGCATTTGATTGAAAACTCACAAGCAGGTGATAGTAAGCGCAAGTTTGGCGAGTTTATGCTTGCAGCTGCGCCAAAGCTTATGAAGTTTTTATCCATAGCGGGCACGATTGCGATGTTCTTGGTGGGCGGCGGTATCATCGTGCACGGTATCGGCTTTTTGCATCACAGTGTAGAAGACATTGCCCATCTTACTGGGGTATTTGAAGGGTTAACCGCGTCATTGTTAAATGGATTAGTCGGACTGATTGTTGGCGCTATTGTAGTAGCTATTGTTACTACTATTGGTAAAATCCGTGGTAAAGATGACACAGCGTCTTCTGCACATTAA